A genomic window from Chlorobium phaeobacteroides DSM 266 includes:
- a CDS encoding TIGR04283 family arsenosugar biosynthesis glycosyltransferase: MATIGLSIIIPTFNEETGIALTLETLLKVTGKYGKNVEIIVSDSGNDGTSAIVSGYPVTLCRSEKGRAKQMNAGAALARHGILYFLHADTMPPENFVDEITTAVESGKKAGCFQMLFDDPHPIMELFGWFTQFPLMVCRGGDQSLFITKELFRSIGGFNKTMLVMEDIDIISRIETKTPFHILPGHVITSARKYHKNGILRLQIIFGTIHLLYALGADQESLIRYYRENIES, translated from the coding sequence ATGGCCACTATCGGATTAAGCATTATCATCCCGACCTTCAACGAAGAAACAGGAATTGCCCTGACCCTTGAAACCCTGCTTAAGGTTACCGGCAAGTACGGAAAAAACGTTGAAATCATTGTCTCTGATTCGGGAAACGATGGAACATCGGCTATCGTATCGGGGTATCCCGTCACGCTCTGCCGATCAGAAAAAGGACGCGCCAAACAGATGAACGCCGGTGCGGCTCTTGCCAGGCACGGGATTCTCTATTTTCTGCACGCAGACACGATGCCGCCCGAAAACTTTGTCGATGAGATTACAACGGCTGTAGAGAGCGGGAAAAAAGCCGGATGCTTTCAGATGCTGTTCGACGACCCCCATCCGATCATGGAGCTTTTCGGCTGGTTTACGCAGTTTCCTCTGATGGTCTGCCGGGGTGGCGACCAGTCGCTCTTCATCACAAAAGAGCTGTTCAGGTCAATCGGCGGATTCAATAAAACCATGCTGGTCATGGAGGATATCGATATCATCAGCCGCATTGAAACAAAAACACCCTTTCACATCCTTCCGGGCCACGTCATCACATCAGCCCGCAAGTACCACAAAAACGGCATCCTCCGTCTTCAGATTATCTTCGGCACCATCCACCTGCTCTATGCGCTCGGTGCTGATCAGGAGAGTCTGATACGGTATTACCGTGAGAATATCGAATCATGA
- a CDS encoding TIGR04282 family arsenosugar biosynthesis glycosyltransferase, producing the protein MSNCLIRDLSLQGSTVTAARLVQDRAVRVVFYKGAFMLSGKLLIIFARNPVPGRVKTRLAAITGNETALKVYQMLLEHTASVTKTTSAQRAVFYSDELPDEKCFLKNEGTLAFLQKGTDLGEKMLHAFETGFALGFRHILLIGTDCPDLQPELLEQAFKSLERHEAVLGPAKDGGFYLIGLNKSHPDVFLRRTWSHNQVLKKTVERLEENGVSPELLPELRDIDTFEDLQQSRLWPLSD; encoded by the coding sequence ATGAGCAACTGCTTGATCAGAGACCTGTCGCTACAGGGCAGCACTGTTACGGCTGCACGGCTGGTGCAGGATCGAGCTGTCAGGGTTGTCTTTTATAAAGGGGCCTTCATGCTCTCCGGTAAACTGCTCATTATTTTTGCCCGCAATCCGGTGCCGGGCAGGGTGAAAACAAGACTTGCCGCAATAACCGGCAATGAAACCGCCCTGAAGGTATACCAGATGCTGCTGGAGCATACCGCTTCGGTAACGAAGACAACAAGTGCTCAAAGAGCGGTATTCTATTCTGACGAACTGCCTGATGAGAAGTGTTTTCTGAAAAACGAAGGAACCCTTGCCTTTCTTCAAAAGGGAACCGATCTCGGCGAAAAAATGCTTCATGCATTTGAAACGGGATTTGCGCTGGGCTTCCGGCATATTCTTCTCATCGGCACGGATTGCCCCGACCTGCAACCCGAGCTGCTCGAACAGGCGTTCAAATCGCTCGAACGCCATGAAGCCGTTTTAGGCCCAGCTAAAGACGGCGGCTTTTATCTTATCGGACTTAACAAGAGTCATCCCGATGTTTTTCTCCGCAGAACATGGAGCCACAACCAGGTACTGAAGAAGACCGTCGAACGACTTGAGGAGAACGGCGTTTCGCCTGAGCTTCTGCCGGAACTCCGGGATATCGACACCTTTGAAGATCTTCAACAAAGCAGATTATGGCCACTATCGGATTAA
- the arsS gene encoding arsenosugar biosynthesis radical SAM (seleno)protein ArsS (Some members of this family are selenoproteins.) yields the protein MTLQPSLHKRKSLLADTREQVMVLEQTDCHIESFNSKLRKTGVAHLNRDATAILQVNTGYRCNLLCRHCHVDAGPDRTEMMSRQTMQDCLNALKNSSIRTLDITGGAPEMNPELPWFIREARKIMPEGEILVRTNLVILVSGTGYRHFPELFKENRVSLIASLPCYTRQNVDAQRGDGVFDRSIEALLLLNSLGYGKNGSGLELNLVYNPGGPSLPGAQKTLEADYKIKLKTEFGVEFNHLYTITNMPVSRFLESLLKEENFCNYMKLLSDNFNSEAVKNVMCRTTVSVGWDGTLYDCDFNQMLKLPMRSPAPINIRDFDEQLLDQRPVATGQHCYGCTAGAGSSCQGCLL from the coding sequence ATGACCCTGCAACCATCTCTTCACAAAAGAAAAAGCCTGCTTGCCGACACCCGCGAACAGGTCATGGTGCTTGAACAAACCGACTGCCATATCGAAAGTTTCAACTCAAAACTTCGCAAAACCGGCGTCGCCCATCTCAATCGGGATGCAACCGCCATTTTGCAGGTAAACACCGGCTATCGATGCAACCTTCTCTGCCGCCACTGCCATGTCGATGCCGGTCCGGATCGTACCGAGATGATGAGCCGCCAAACCATGCAAGACTGCCTCAATGCACTGAAAAACAGCAGCATACGAACGCTCGACATTACCGGTGGTGCCCCCGAAATGAATCCGGAACTCCCCTGGTTTATCAGGGAAGCAAGAAAAATCATGCCTGAAGGAGAAATTCTGGTAAGAACAAATCTTGTGATTCTGGTTTCCGGTACAGGCTATCGACATTTTCCCGAGCTTTTCAAGGAGAACCGGGTTTCACTCATTGCATCGCTCCCCTGCTACACCCGCCAGAACGTCGATGCCCAGCGAGGTGATGGAGTGTTCGACAGATCGATCGAGGCACTCCTGCTGCTCAACTCTCTCGGATACGGAAAAAACGGGAGTGGACTCGAACTGAATCTCGTCTATAACCCTGGAGGCCCCTCTCTTCCGGGAGCGCAGAAGACACTCGAAGCGGATTATAAAATTAAACTTAAAACAGAGTTCGGTGTCGAGTTCAACCACCTGTACACCATCACCAACATGCCGGTCAGCAGGTTTCTCGAATCCCTGCTCAAAGAGGAAAACTTTTGTAACTACATGAAGCTTCTGTCAGATAACTTCAATTCAGAGGCGGTAAAAAATGTTATGTGCCGTACCACTGTTTCTGTCGGCTGGGACGGAACGCTCTATGACTGCGATTTCAACCAGATGCTCAAACTACCCATGCGCTCTCCCGCACCAATAAATATCAGGGATTTCGATGAGCAACTGCTTGATCAGAGACCTGTCGCTACAGGGCAGCACTGTTACGGCTGCACGGCTGGTGCAGGATCGAGCTGTCAGGGTTGTCTTTTATAA
- a CDS encoding FAD-dependent oxidoreductase, protein MKTAIFGAGVAGLSAAIELVERGHTVELYEKRKVLGGKVSVWKDNDGDSIESGLHIVFGGYAQLQNYLKRVGAADNYSWKAHSLIYAEPDGKQSFFKKANLPSPWAEVVGGLQTDFLTMWDKISLLKGLYPALAGNEAYFRSQDHMTYSEWHRKRGASEHSLQKLWRAIALAMNFIEPNVISARPMITIFKYFGTDYEATKFAFFKKNPGDSMIEPMRQYIQSKGGRIFVDAKLNRFELNSDETVKHAVLQDGQIIEADAFISALPVHTVKKIIPRPWLAHKYFRNLHEFQGSPVANCQLWFDRKITDTDNLMFSQGTIFATFADVSITCPDDFQKGNGTANGGSVMSLVLAPAHQLMDMPNEVITELVMNDIHDRFPASRQAKLLKSTIVKIPQSVYKAVPDVDKFRPDQISPVKNFFLAGDYTDQHYLASMEGAALSGKLVAEKLHAKFGS, encoded by the coding sequence GTGAAAACAGCTATTTTCGGAGCAGGAGTTGCAGGGCTCAGTGCAGCAATAGAACTGGTCGAACGCGGCCATACCGTCGAACTATATGAAAAACGAAAGGTACTCGGCGGCAAGGTTTCTGTATGGAAAGATAACGACGGCGATTCCATCGAGTCGGGCCTGCATATCGTTTTTGGTGGGTACGCCCAGCTTCAGAACTATCTGAAACGGGTTGGAGCTGCCGATAACTACTCATGGAAAGCCCACTCCCTGATCTATGCCGAACCGGACGGAAAACAATCCTTCTTCAAAAAAGCAAACCTTCCAAGCCCCTGGGCCGAAGTGGTTGGAGGACTTCAGACTGATTTTCTCACCATGTGGGACAAGATTTCGCTCCTCAAGGGGCTTTACCCTGCTCTGGCCGGTAACGAAGCGTATTTCCGCAGCCAGGATCATATGACCTATTCGGAATGGCACAGAAAAAGAGGCGCCTCTGAACACTCGCTTCAGAAACTATGGCGCGCTATTGCCCTTGCCATGAACTTCATTGAACCGAATGTGATCAGCGCTCGTCCGATGATCACCATTTTCAAGTATTTCGGTACCGATTATGAAGCGACGAAATTTGCGTTTTTCAAAAAGAACCCGGGCGATTCAATGATTGAGCCGATGCGCCAGTATATCCAGAGCAAAGGCGGCCGGATTTTCGTTGATGCAAAGCTTAACCGGTTCGAACTCAACAGCGATGAAACCGTCAAACATGCCGTTCTTCAGGATGGGCAGATCATCGAAGCCGATGCGTTCATTTCAGCCCTTCCCGTGCACACGGTTAAAAAAATCATTCCCAGGCCATGGCTTGCCCACAAGTATTTCAGGAACCTCCATGAATTTCAGGGAAGCCCTGTTGCAAACTGCCAGCTCTGGTTTGACCGAAAAATCACTGATACGGATAATCTCATGTTTTCACAGGGAACGATTTTTGCAACCTTTGCCGATGTTTCGATCACCTGTCCTGATGATTTTCAGAAGGGAAACGGCACAGCAAATGGAGGCAGCGTCATGAGCCTTGTGCTTGCGCCGGCACACCAACTGATGGATATGCCTAACGAGGTCATAACGGAACTGGTCATGAACGACATTCACGACCGCTTTCCGGCATCACGCCAGGCCAAGCTCCTGAAATCAACCATCGTCAAGATTCCTCAGTCAGTATATAAGGCTGTACCCGATGTCGACAAGTTCCGCCCCGACCAGATAAGCCCGGTGAAAAATTTCTTCCTCGCAGGTGACTATACCGATCAGCACTATCTCGCATCAATGGAAGGCGCTGCCCTGAGCGGAAAACTGGTGGCCGAAAAACTTCACGCAAAATTCGGATCCTGA
- a CDS encoding Lrp/AsnC family transcriptional regulator, whose protein sequence is MSGHLDLIDLKIIESLGENGRIRLSELAEVVGLSIPSVSERLDKLQKNGIIKGFTMEVDERQLGFDIQAFVRVRIDSSRHYKSFMEHVLNEDEIMECFSVTGEGSHILKVMTHNTSSLEKFLSRIQSWPGVLSTNTSFVLSQLKKNKKISAGIVRNNLQDRQVLITFDEKKSRK, encoded by the coding sequence ATGTCCGGACATCTTGATCTTATTGATCTGAAAATTATTGAGTCTCTTGGAGAGAATGGCAGAATTCGTTTAAGCGAACTTGCTGAAGTGGTGGGCTTGTCGATACCATCAGTCAGCGAGCGGCTTGACAAGCTCCAGAAAAACGGGATTATCAAAGGGTTCACCATGGAGGTTGATGAGCGTCAGCTCGGCTTTGATATTCAGGCTTTTGTTCGTGTAAGAATTGACTCTTCGAGGCACTACAAGTCGTTCATGGAGCATGTTCTCAACGAGGACGAGATCATGGAGTGCTTTTCCGTTACCGGTGAGGGGTCGCATATTCTCAAGGTCATGACGCATAACACCTCTTCACTTGAAAAATTTCTGTCGAGAATCCAGAGCTGGCCTGGAGTTTTAAGTACCAATACCAGTTTTGTGCTCTCCCAACTGAAAAAGAACAAGAAAATCAGCGCAGGTATTGTTCGCAATAATCTGCAGGATCGGCAGGTTCTGATTACTTTTGATGAAAAAAAATCAAGAAAGTGA
- a CDS encoding glutamine synthetase III family protein, translating into MSIENKIPVSTYFGAMTFDQKAMRARLPKEVFTELQGTIKAGKKISEDIAGAVAHGMKEWAMEHGATHYTHWFQPMTGSTAEKHDAFLSIDRDGTPIERFSGEQLIQGEPDASSFPSGGMRTTFEARGYTAWDPSSPAFLMKGGKDLTLCIPTVFISYHGEALDAKTPLLRSMDAVSKSSIRLLELLGVKGVSRVKTFAGCEQEYFLIDKKFYSERPDLIMCGRTLLGALPPKGQQLEDHYFGSIPDRVLEFMQDVEHELYLLGIPAKTRHNEVAPHQFEIAPIFEEANIAVDHNLLVMEVMRKIADKKGFALLLFEKPFAGINGSGKHNNWSIGTDTGINLLDPGDTPEKSVHFLVFLVAVLKGVYKRADVLRMSIASIGNDHRLGANEAPPAVVTVFLGELLERVLDAIESGKVDLKTEKQVLNLNLAQVPLVNKDYTDRNRTSPFAFTGNKFEFRAVGSSQAASVPNMVLNTLMAEAVDDMSDSIQAKIKSGMDKDSAILETLREEITATKPIRYQGDNYSDALQQAAKDRGLPNLKNTPQALRVLLKKDIQDLFVKYGVLSEQEIHSRLHIRLERYVKGIDIEARTLQLMLKTLVIPDVSEYQGDIGSSFNNLHAAAESIGLSDKALNSQGNNLKLLAENLSTLIDLTVELDEAVEKLEMLETEFDKADYCADELLPLMVTVREVSDRLELMVDRSRWQLPTYSEMLFEH; encoded by the coding sequence TTGAGCATTGAGAATAAAATTCCGGTTTCGACCTATTTCGGAGCAATGACCTTTGATCAGAAAGCCATGCGTGCAAGGCTTCCAAAAGAGGTGTTTACCGAGTTGCAGGGCACCATCAAGGCAGGCAAGAAAATATCCGAAGACATTGCGGGCGCTGTGGCGCATGGTATGAAAGAGTGGGCAATGGAGCATGGCGCTACCCATTATACGCACTGGTTTCAGCCAATGACCGGTTCAACGGCTGAAAAACATGACGCTTTTTTATCAATCGATCGTGATGGCACTCCTATTGAGCGCTTCTCCGGCGAACAGTTGATCCAGGGAGAGCCTGACGCTTCAAGTTTTCCGTCAGGAGGCATGCGTACTACCTTTGAGGCCCGTGGCTATACCGCATGGGATCCTTCAAGCCCGGCTTTTTTAATGAAGGGCGGAAAAGATCTCACTCTTTGCATCCCGACTGTTTTTATTTCGTACCACGGTGAGGCGCTTGATGCCAAAACTCCGCTTCTTCGTTCCATGGATGCCGTCAGCAAATCTTCCATCAGACTGCTTGAGCTGCTTGGTGTTAAAGGGGTTTCACGAGTTAAAACTTTTGCCGGTTGCGAGCAGGAGTATTTTCTGATCGACAAAAAGTTCTATTCCGAGCGCCCTGATCTTATTATGTGCGGGCGAACTCTTCTTGGTGCTCTTCCACCAAAAGGCCAGCAGCTTGAAGATCACTATTTCGGATCTATTCCTGATCGCGTGCTTGAGTTCATGCAGGATGTCGAACACGAGCTCTATCTGCTGGGTATTCCTGCGAAAACCCGACACAACGAGGTTGCTCCCCATCAGTTTGAAATCGCTCCGATTTTTGAAGAGGCAAATATTGCCGTCGATCATAACCTGCTTGTTATGGAGGTGATGAGAAAGATTGCCGACAAAAAAGGGTTTGCCCTGCTTCTTTTTGAAAAACCATTTGCTGGCATCAACGGTTCAGGCAAGCACAACAACTGGTCGATCGGTACCGATACCGGTATCAATCTGCTTGATCCGGGTGATACTCCTGAAAAGAGCGTTCATTTTCTTGTTTTTCTTGTTGCCGTCCTCAAAGGGGTTTACAAGAGAGCCGATGTTCTGAGAATGTCTATTGCGAGTATCGGCAACGACCATCGCCTTGGTGCCAACGAGGCTCCACCAGCAGTGGTAACCGTATTCCTCGGAGAGCTGCTTGAACGTGTTCTTGATGCTATCGAGAGCGGAAAGGTTGATCTTAAAACCGAAAAACAGGTGCTCAATCTGAATCTTGCACAGGTACCTTTAGTCAACAAGGACTATACCGACCGTAACAGAACCTCTCCTTTCGCCTTTACCGGCAACAAATTCGAGTTCCGTGCTGTCGGTTCCTCCCAGGCTGCTTCTGTGCCGAACATGGTGCTTAACACCCTTATGGCCGAAGCTGTTGATGACATGTCTGATTCGATTCAGGCCAAAATCAAGTCGGGAATGGACAAGGATTCGGCGATTCTCGAAACCCTTCGTGAAGAGATAACCGCGACAAAGCCTATCCGTTACCAGGGTGACAACTACAGCGACGCCCTGCAGCAGGCGGCGAAGGACAGGGGTTTGCCGAACCTGAAAAATACACCGCAGGCGCTCAGGGTTCTGCTCAAAAAAGATATTCAGGATCTGTTTGTGAAGTACGGTGTTCTCAGCGAACAGGAGATTCATTCACGCCTGCATATTCGTCTTGAACGCTATGTCAAGGGTATTGATATTGAAGCCCGTACCCTGCAACTCATGCTCAAGACGCTTGTGATACCTGATGTTTCCGAATACCAGGGAGATATAGGCAGTTCCTTCAACAATCTTCATGCAGCGGCAGAGTCTATCGGACTTTCTGATAAAGCCTTGAACAGTCAGGGCAATAACCTGAAATTGCTGGCTGAAAATCTTTCGACTCTGATCGATTTGACCGTCGAGCTTGATGAAGCAGTTGAAAAACTCGAAATGCTTGAAACAGAGTTTGACAAGGCTGATTATTGCGCCGATGAACTGTTGCCGCTTATGGTCACTGTTCGTGAAGTCTCCGACAGGCTTGAATTGATGGTTGATCGCAGCCGCTGGCAGCTTCCGACCTACTCTGAAATGCTTTTTGAGCATTGA
- a CDS encoding secondary thiamine-phosphate synthase enzyme YjbQ gives MKSYFKELWMHVPSRMDFVNITDDVERALDESGIQEGLCLVNAMHITASVFINDDESGLHADYKRWLEELAPHEPLKRYRHNMTGEDNGDAHHKRQIMGREVVIAVTRGKLHFGTWEQIFYGEFDGMRRKRVLIKIIGE, from the coding sequence ATGAAATCGTACTTCAAGGAACTCTGGATGCATGTGCCGTCACGCATGGATTTTGTAAATATTACCGACGATGTAGAACGAGCTCTTGATGAAAGCGGAATACAGGAAGGGCTCTGTCTGGTTAATGCCATGCATATTACCGCATCGGTGTTTATCAACGACGACGAATCGGGCTTGCATGCAGATTACAAACGATGGCTCGAAGAGCTTGCTCCTCATGAACCCCTTAAACGATACCGCCACAATATGACAGGCGAGGATAATGGCGATGCGCATCACAAACGCCAGATCATGGGTCGCGAGGTGGTAATTGCCGTTACCAGAGGAAAACTGCACTTTGGAACATGGGAACAGATTTTCTACGGCGAGTTTGACGGAATGAGAAGAAAACGGGTACTGATCAAAATCATCGGTGAATGA
- a CDS encoding type III pantothenate kinase → MSASVPVSLLLVVEIGNTTTSFVVLDGDECLVVKSLLTAALDEAGLVSGIFSELRGAFKELKDVVVCSVVPAATRVIQRHLQKRLAGLFFSVTSSITLPFTLDYDIPESFGADRLALCALSRYRYPDRAVIALDIGTALTFDVLGSNGDYLGGLIMPGLEMRSRALHERTAQLPLVGIERSATLIGRSTKECIMNGIFWGCVSEIEGLISKIERHVQETYGEERPVVIATGGSAPLIAGLLDSLTLHDEYAVIRGAGYLFRLNRPTLF, encoded by the coding sequence ATGTCAGCTTCTGTTCCAGTTTCGCTTCTTCTTGTCGTTGAAATCGGCAATACGACAACTTCTTTTGTCGTTCTCGATGGCGATGAGTGTCTTGTGGTGAAAAGTCTTCTGACCGCCGCGCTTGATGAGGCAGGTCTGGTGTCCGGTATCTTTTCAGAGCTTCGGGGAGCCTTTAAAGAGTTGAAGGATGTCGTCGTATGCAGCGTTGTTCCCGCTGCGACCAGAGTGATTCAGCGGCATCTGCAGAAACGTCTTGCCGGTTTGTTTTTTTCCGTTACGTCGAGTATCACCCTGCCCTTTACCCTTGATTATGATATTCCTGAATCGTTCGGTGCCGATCGACTTGCCCTGTGTGCACTCTCCCGGTATCGCTATCCCGATCGCGCGGTCATTGCCCTTGATATAGGTACGGCCCTGACATTTGATGTGCTTGGTTCAAACGGCGACTATCTTGGTGGTCTTATCATGCCCGGACTTGAGATGCGCTCCAGGGCGCTGCACGAACGCACGGCACAGCTTCCGCTTGTCGGGATTGAACGTTCAGCAACGCTTATCGGACGTTCGACAAAGGAGTGCATCATGAACGGTATTTTCTGGGGTTGTGTATCGGAGATCGAAGGGTTGATCTCAAAAATAGAACGTCATGTGCAGGAGACCTATGGTGAAGAGCGTCCGGTGGTGATTGCAACCGGAGGAAGCGCACCCCTGATTGCAGGATTGCTCGATTCGCTGACGCTGCATGACGAATATGCCGTGATCAGGGGCGCAGGATATCTCTTCAGGCTTAACAGGCCAACGCTTTTTTGA